A genomic segment from Gossypium hirsutum isolate 1008001.06 chromosome D04, Gossypium_hirsutum_v2.1, whole genome shotgun sequence encodes:
- the LOC107899642 gene encoding CASP-like protein 5A1, protein MNVSRPAVHPVEAPPMTEAAVHGPRVRMKDIQGMPGTKGGLFLRLSQFIFSIISVSVMATTNDFRSATAFCYLVLAVGLQSLWSLSLAFVDMYALLVKRSLRNYIAIRLFTIGDGITSTLTFAAASASAGITVLIDNDLDKCSVNHCTKFETATAMAFISWFAMSPSFLLNFWSLASH, encoded by the exons ATGAACGTGAGCCGTCCGGCGGTTCACCCGGTGGAGGCTCCACCGATGACGGAGGCGGCGGTCCACGGTCCTAGAGTAAGGATGAAGGACATCCAAGGCATGCCTGGGACTAAAGGTGGCCTCTTTCTTCGTCTTTCTCAGTTCATTTTCTCCATCATTTCTGTCTCTGTCATGGCCACCACCAATGACTTCCGCTCTGCCACAGCTTTTTG TTACCTAGTTCTTGCTGTTGGCCTGCAAAGTTTGTGGAGCCTGTCCTTGGCATTCGTTGACATGTACGCCCTTTTGGTTAAACGAAGCCTGCGAAACTACATAGCAATCCGTTTGTTCACCATTGGTGATGGG ATCACTTCGACACTTACATTCGCCGCTGCATCTGCATCAGCTGGCATAACAGTCTTGATTGACAATGATCTTGATAAATGTAGTGTGAATCACTGCACTAAGTTCGAAACAGCTACAGCAATGGCCTTCATCAGCTGGTTTGCAATGTCACCATCCTTTCTGTTGAACTTCTGGTCATTGGCTTCCCACTGA
- the LOC107899643 gene encoding uncharacterized protein, which produces MVRRGRRRILVGLAVAMFLGVAVYFRLWAIHYSISSDDAELLRRQFDLANKEAMDESAEWRLRFDEEADKASKCAKELDEIKESIGKKGDSTGFEEKLMLLQKENAALLKQVETLKNELEAEKRRCHT; this is translated from the exons ATGGTGAGAAGAGGGAGAAGGAGAATATTGGTGGGATTAGCGGTGGCTATGTTTTTAGGAGTAGCAGTGTATTTCAGGCTTTGGGCTATTCATTACTCTATCTCTTCTGATGATGCCGAGTTGCtaag GAGACAGTTTGATCTTGCAAACAAAGAGGCAATGGATGAATCTGCAGAGTGGAGGCTGAGATTTGATGAAGAGGCAGACAAGGCTTCCAAGTGTGCCAAGGAACTAGACGAG ATCAAAGAGTCTATTGGAAAGAAGGGAGATTCCACTGGCTTTGAGGAAAAACTGATGCTGCTGCAAAAG GAAAATGCTGCTTTACTCAAGCAAGTGGAAACGTTAAAAAATGAGCTTGAGGCAGAGAAACGGAGGTGTCACACATAG